Sequence from the Mycoplasma cottewii genome:
AAATAAACTAACTACAGTTAGAATTTGAACTAAAAAATTTATTCAAATAGGAGTTCTAGAATTTTGAAATTTAATTTCATTTAATAATCTTTGTTTTTGTTGTTCTTGCATAATTATTTTCCTTTTAATTAATTTTAAGTATATCAAATAGAAATAAAAAAGCACCTTAATAGGTGCTTAGTTATGGAGTTTTACTCCAATAAATTGTGCATAGAAGAGAATCTCTTCTGTAAAAAGATATATAACTTAAATAATGACATTTTGCGTGCACTACGTACACATTAATATTATATATCTTTTTAAAATAAAAATAAAAAAACACTAGTAAATTCTAGTGTTTGTTATTTTCATATGGAGCAGGTGAAGGGAATCGAACCCTCACAGTCAGCTTGGAAGGCTGAAGTTCTACCATTAAACTACACCTGCGTTAACTTGACACTCTTATATAATAATACATATATTTCTAAGTGTCAATAACTTTTTTAAAATTTTTTGAATTATTTTCTAATTCCTAATTTTTCAATAATAGCTTTATATCTGTTAACGTCTTTTCTAACTAAGTAATTTAAGAAATGTCTTCTTTGAGCAACTTTTTTTAATAAGCTTCTTCTTGTTGGAACATCTTTTTTGTGAACTTTTAAGTGTTCAGTCATGTTAGCGATTTCTTTAGTTAGAATTGCGATTTGAACTTCAGCTAAACCAGTGTTTTTTTCTGATCCACCGAATTCTTTAATTAAAGCTAATTTATCTTGTTTTGATATCATGATATAGCTCCCTCTTTTGTGATTTATTAATGTATTATCAAAGATATATTTGGGATGAATAATACCTTTGGTAAACTATCAACTAAAATATTATAACACTAAAGTAGAAAAATGATAATATTTTTTAAAATTCTCTGAAATGATATTTTTTAATATTTAAGAATAGCTTATCTGTAATAAATTAATAATTTAATATCATATGATAAAATCAACTAATAAATTAGAAAATCTAAAGGGATAACATTATGTATTTAACAATTAAACAAACTAGTGATAAGTGAAATATTTCAGAACAAGAAATATTAGATTTAATTAATCAAAACAAAATATATGGATTTATCAAAGAAAATAACGAATATAAAATACCTATGGACTTAGATAATCCTTTAGATTTAATTGATGTTGATTTATTAGAGTTAATTGATAAAAGAATGAAAGTAATCGAATCTTTTACTCCTCTTGAAGAACACGAACTTAATCGTATTAACAAAGATTTTGCTATTGAATATGCTTATAACAGTAATGCTATTGAGGGAAATACTCTAAGTTTAAGAGAAGTTTATTTTATTTTTAAAGGAATGGTAATTGATAGAAAACCTTTAAAAGATCATTTAGATGTAATCGGACATAAACAAGCATTTGAATACGTTCTTGATCTGGTTAAAAATAAACATAGTTTATTAACTGAAGATGAAATCAAAAAAATACATAATTTAGTTTTAATTCATGATTGAAGAAATGCTGGTGTTTATAGAAATGTTCCTGTAGTTATTTTTGGTTCTAAACATGATGTTGCTGATGTATATATGATACAAGTAAAAATGCAACAACTATTAGATTGATATTACAATTCAAATGAACACATAATCAAAAAGATTGCAAAGTTTCACTTAGATTTTGAAGCAATCCATCCTTTTATTGATGGTAATGGACGAACAGGTAGACTTTTAATTAATTTTGAATTAATGAAAAATGGTTATTATCCAATAGATATCAAATATATAAATAGAAATCTATACTATCAAGCTTTTCATGATTATCATTCAAAAAACGATCTATCAACAATGCTTAATTTAATAGCTAATTATGAATTATTAAGAATAAATTATTTTATAAGAATACTTTATGACAGAGAAAAACTTATTAAACAAAGAAAAGAATAATATCAAAAAAAAGACTCTTATGAGTCTTTTTTAACTTACTAATTTGTTTTTGATTTTATTTGTTTTTTCTTTTTATCTTGTTCTAAAACTTGTGTTTTGTTATCTTGTTCAACTAATTGAGCAATTAATTTTTGATTATTTTCTCAACTTCTAGAACTTAAATGATATGAATAGAATTGAATTAAATCAGTTATAGTCATAAATAATGTTGGAATTAAAGCACAAGCTAAACTAGTAAATAATATTCAGAAATTATTACTATTTCAACTTAAATGATTTTGTTTATTAACTGATAATAATCCAAATACTGTGTCATTAACTCCAGGAATTACAAATGCAAGCATTGAAACAATTAAAACAATTGATGATCCAACTATTAGCGGTTTTGAAACTGTTCAATCTATTTTTCTAGTTTCTTTTCAATTAGTTAATTTAATTAAATGACTAAATATTGTTGGAGCTACAACACTTGTAATAAACATTGCAGTTCTACCAAAAATTATAAATTCATTTAATTTTGTCGGATTTGTTAAAAAGTAATTTCTGTTATTTTGAATAAATAAGAATCAATTATCTGCTTTAGTTTTAGTTTGATTCATTCAATAATTCATATCAGTTGCTGACATTGCAATGATAAAACTAATAATTTGAGCAACTGATAGAGATAACCCTATTTGAAAAATTGGTCATACAATATCTTTTAAAATTCCATCATTTTTCTTTTGAGGTTTTAATAATATTAAAGAATTATCTAAAGGACTCATTCCAATACCAAAAGCTAAACATGAATCAACAACTAAGTTTATAAATAAAATATTTGAAGCTTCAAAAGGTGAAACTTTTAAAAATAATGAAATTAAAACTATACTTAAAACATTTGCTAAATTAAATCCTAATAATAAAACGATTGCACGTCTAATTTTTTGAAATACGTTTCTTCCTTCAACAACACCTTTAATAATTGTTTTAAAATTATCATCAGTTAAAATTGCATCAGCTGCTTGTTTTGCTACATCTGTTCCAGTGATTCCCATAGCAACACCAATATCAGCTTTACTTAAACTTGGAGCATCATTAACTCCATCTCCAGTCATCGAAACAATATAACCTTTATTTTGTAATGCTTGAACAATTCTAACTTTATGCTCTGGATTAACTCTTGCAAAAATTTTAATATTATCAATTGCACTTGCTAATTCTTGATCTGAAAATTGTTCTAATTTATCTGAAGTTAAAACTTCATAAGGAGTATAAGCTAAATCTAAAGCTTTACCAATAGCTAAAGCAGTAATTGCATGATCACCAGTTATCATCACAACTTTAATTCCCGCTTTTCTAGCTTCATTAATTGCTTGCACTGCTTCAGGTCTTACTGGATCTATCATTCCAGTTGCAGCTATAAAAATTAAATCTGATTCATAATTTTTATCATCATCACTAATTATTTTAAAAGCATAACCTAAAACTCTTAATGCATCATCACTTAATGTTGAAGTTGCTTTTTTAATTTCTTTTTTATGATCTGAAGTTAATTTAACAATTTTATTATCTAAATATATTTTTTTACATTTTTTTAATAATTCATCTAATGCACCTTTTGTAAATACAACTTTTTGATTATTTTCTAAACTATTAACTGTTGTCATTAATTTTCTTTCACTATCAAAAGGTATTTCATCAAGTCTTTTATATTTTTTTCTAAATTTTTGTTCATCAACGTTCATCATTTCAGCAAAATCAACTAATGCTAATTCAGTAGGATCACCAATTCTTTCACCGTTTTCAGTAATTGAATCATTTGGTAAAACTAATGCTTTTAAAAACATTTTTTTAGCATCATTTGCTTTTAAATTAATAAACTCATCTGAATTAATTACTTTATTATTTCAAATAACTTTTTCAATAGTCATTTTATTTTGAGTTAATGTTCCAGTTTTATCAGTACAAATTACATTAACTGAACCTAATGTTTCAATACTTTCTAATTTTTTAACAATAACATTTTCTTTTACCATTCTTTTTGTTGAAAATGATAAAGTGATCGAAACAATAGCTGATAGTGATTCAGGAATAACTCCAATTGCTAAAGTAATTGCTACCATTAAATAACTTGATCAACTATTTTTGTTTCCTGTAAATAAGA
This genomic interval carries:
- a CDS encoding Fic family protein gives rise to the protein MYLTIKQTSDKWNISEQEILDLINQNKIYGFIKENNEYKIPMDLDNPLDLIDVDLLELIDKRMKVIESFTPLEEHELNRINKDFAIEYAYNSNAIEGNTLSLREVYFIFKGMVIDRKPLKDHLDVIGHKQAFEYVLDLVKNKHSLLTEDEIKKIHNLVLIHDWRNAGVYRNVPVVIFGSKHDVADVYMIQVKMQQLLDWYYNSNEHIIKKIAKFHLDFEAIHPFIDGNGRTGRLLINFELMKNGYYPIDIKYINRNLYYQAFHDYHSKNDLSTMLNLIANYELLRINYFIRILYDREKLIKQRKE
- the rpsO gene encoding 30S ribosomal protein S15; translated protein: MISKQDKLALIKEFGGSEKNTGLAEVQIAILTKEIANMTEHLKVHKKDVPTRRSLLKKVAQRRHFLNYLVRKDVNRYKAIIEKLGIRK
- a CDS encoding cation-translocating P-type ATPase — translated: MNDYKTQSLSEVESSLKTDFKNGLTEAEANLRLTKNGKNVLSVKKPTPAVVLFLKALARPIQIVLFIAAIISIIAPLIAKHTLKPHFEDFIDFIVIMFVILLDATLETVQEIRARKSVDALKSLSQPKAIVIRDQISREIDATDLVVGDIVVLEAGKYVPAELRLIETSDCMIDESILTGESVSVEKTSDAIKKTKILSDMKNIAFMSTFITSGRAIGVVVETGVNTEIGKISKAVSENEDQTTSLGRKINKFSYLISFIAVVISAFIFLLFLFTGNKNSWSSYLMVAITLAIGVIPESLSAIVSITLSFSTKRMVKENVIVKKLESIETLGSVNVICTDKTGTLTQNKMTIEKVIWNNKVINSDEFINLKANDAKKMFLKALVLPNDSITENGERIGDPTELALVDFAEMMNVDEQKFRKKYKRLDEIPFDSERKLMTTVNSLENNQKVVFTKGALDELLKKCKKIYLDNKIVKLTSDHKKEIKKATSTLSDDALRVLGYAFKIISDDDKNYESDLIFIAATGMIDPVRPEAVQAINEARKAGIKVVMITGDHAITALAIGKALDLAYTPYEVLTSDKLEQFSDQELASAIDNIKIFARVNPEHKVRIVQALQNKGYIVSMTGDGVNDAPSLSKADIGVAMGITGTDVAKQAADAILTDDNFKTIIKGVVEGRNVFQKIRRAIVLLLGFNLANVLSIVLISLFLKVSPFEASNILFINLVVDSCLAFGIGMSPLDNSLILLKPQKKNDGILKDIVWPIFQIGLSLSVAQIISFIIAMSATDMNYWMNQTKTKADNWFLFIQNNRNYFLTNPTKLNEFIIFGRTAMFITSVVAPTIFSHLIKLTNWKETRKIDWTVSKPLIVGSSIVLIVSMLAFVIPGVNDTVFGLLSVNKQNHLSWNSNNFWILFTSLACALIPTLFMTITDLIQFYSYHLSSRSWENNQKLIAQLVEQDNKTQVLEQDKKKKQIKSKTN